A region from the Variovorax sp. V93 genome encodes:
- a CDS encoding glucoamylase family protein, protein MSAAFVVDRLADLSAYARALLLAPHDPVALPIRAELFGAQRFEQHGHSLARAQVVELDPRRAREGAPFFPRVDENLESLRNAFDYIALISQSGRYVSPAAEWLLDNFHLVEAQLQQIHDGVPRSYYARLPKLATPPLAGLPRVYGIAWAYVAHTDSVLNKTLFTAFLNAYQDIDELTLGELWALPTTLRVVLLENLRRVAESIAENKVAREIAHAVWDAAPHLSTQDLDTLYRALQSHNLQDAYLTQLWQRLPVEHGENTPALVRWTEQHCPNGPALIGEAQNAQAAANLTVGNIITTLRMIGQVEWSGLIEPVSRSLRALHELPSFADESELTRQQITHAMERIARDCGRSEREVAQAVVRLAAAAPAGRDSAGTDRADSTAGYHLFGQGRDALVAALQSDAPAGRAGRPARARRLHGRRGWRLLAYVLSIVLGTVWLLATVAHGLPPPRGWTAIAAMALLAWPLSEALIALAQRIVAESVRVQALPRLDFAAGIPERHRTLVVIPTLLSSPANTAQLAHRLELHWLANREAHAQFALLTDWADAPQASLPEDAPLLDDAVARIAALNARYPAPAGAAPRFLLLHRPRSWSGTEERWMGWERKRGKLEMLMRLLASGDASGFLPLAPGQQLAPGRTPYVLTLDSDTGLPPGALRDLVSIAAHPLNAPEIDAQGRRVVAGFGILQPRIVTPFPMRSERSFFHWMFAGQCGLDPYGSGASDIYQDVFGSGSFTGKGLLNVRAVHAALDGRLPEGAVLSHDLLEGTVARCAMVSDVVLIEDHPHHSGVAASRVHRWVRGDWQLLPLLWRARHFGIDALGLWKMGDNLRRSLVVPASFALLVLVVFTQAMPLGWALAAVAAALMLGPLLGALAGLVPTRRAIELRHFFDVGAVELLRAMAGAAWQFVQLAAQARLLLDAMFLATWRLTVSRRHLLQWTTTAQAQAQSSQQLLPFLRNAALSSLLCLALAALAARWSAYPVAGPLLFLTWALAPFAAWWSSRVDAQVPDPLSAEQRAYLEKLAHDTWRFFEHVVGPQDNHLPPDNLQLEPRPTIAHRTSPTNIGMYLLATCCAREFRWIDTAALLARITATLDTVDRMQKHQGHLFNWYDTQTLQLLPPAYVSSVDSGNLAGHLVAVAQACRAFAAEGCQRHEEPALEALAQRCDALHACMDFSGLYDPKRHLFHIGLRVEENVLDASYYDLLASESRLLSFLAIAKGDVPRRHWMALGRPFLLVGFQPGLKSWSGSMFEYLMPALVMPEPADGLLQVANAAAIAEQQAFGRSLGLPWGISESAYFAQDHSLAYQYSPFGVPRLALRRTPPTDRVVAPYASAMAAVLEPAAAVANLELLESLGARGEFGFHDAVDFTTSRQAEGQDFTVVRNFMAHHQGMSLVALCHVLRTEAPRRWFGSAALVQAHESLLHERTPRQIIGSADPRTPPEPSQTELAPLFQPRAVDPTASRFQPTHLLSNGRYTVALRANGAGVSRWHAFNVTRWRDDPLRDSHGTFFYLRDTKKDGGRQEPVSLTALPAPGAGWTYRTRFLAEQVQFDAAGDGLQARTTVLISPEDDTELRNITLHNSGGETRTLELVSYFEPVLSNPKADEVHPAFANLFVESRWEPAWRALLMARKPRLHGDPVVAAAHFLASVDAHVLSIDCMTDRRAFIGRNRSLANPALDAQPLAADGTPVNGLDPIACLRVRLSIAPGATARLSFATAADASIEALMPSIDRYLEPMHVERATRMAATLAQVRLRDLSIAPAQTFALQDLTTILTYTTPRVMKDRGLVDLRQIWRFGISGDKPIVLVAIHSMDGMGLINALLRAQPWWGFGGVACDLVVLNGEPNSYLMPLQREIEALRLRVAHQTQNSFPRNDTAGFYLLRDHEVAASEKAALSKLARVVFTADGRPLETQVAALHEARVDAGTDAEAPAASSRAALLVRPAATPSTAAPAGSFDADSGEFRFEVGAGHRTPRPWINVIANAGFGFQVSEWGTGFTWAGNSRMHQLTPWSNDPVQDPAFEHYLLQDLASGVLLPLTPAGQGAGDGGEVRHRVRHGQGYTVFEGRQRELAIETTFFADRDDAVKLVHVRVHNQGSGQRRLRALGMAEWQLGAARGDRRTVHCWKPEDQPAVFGQQRESSTGFGGSTAFLLLAGLPGATQWTCDRNEFFAGRGIVEVPDTLARRAGSGLDACAAVGGELVVGAGQSVGFTFVLGHADDADAALALARRWRERDVSEALAQVRGFWDELLGRLQVRTPDPLFDAMANRWLVYQTLACRLWSKAGFYQAGGAFGFRDQLQDAMAFALTDPSRLREQIIVNAARQFPEGDVQHWWHMPGGAGVRTHFSDDLLWLPFATAHYVEVSGDAALLDHVVGFIEGPAIPAGAEDAYYAPQHSGRTATVFEHGALAIDRSLKTGVHGLPLMGTGDWNDGMNRVGHEGRGESVWLAWFLCSVVEQYAPIAQARGEHARAARWNEARRGWIAALHDAGWDGAWFRRAFFDNSAPLGSSANDECRIDLIAQAWSVLSGASDDARTGPAMAAVKTHLHDGPAGLLRLLAPPFAHSANNPGYIQAYPPGVRENGGQYSHGAVWALMAQAIQGDHEAAWRSFEGLSPAHRAMHPERGPAYELEPYVMAGDIYSAAPYVGRGGWSWYTGSAAWLHRAAVETLLGLRVKGRMLALTPRVPAHWPGFEIALRLGQRRLTLQWGTPDAAGTPTHHAAIGEWIDWQALPADAVLRVS, encoded by the coding sequence ATGAGCGCCGCCTTTGTCGTTGACCGGCTCGCAGATCTCAGTGCGTACGCGCGCGCGCTGCTCCTTGCGCCCCACGACCCGGTGGCGCTGCCGATCCGCGCCGAGCTCTTCGGAGCCCAGCGCTTCGAACAGCACGGTCACAGCCTGGCCCGGGCCCAGGTGGTCGAACTCGACCCGCGCCGCGCGCGCGAGGGAGCGCCCTTTTTCCCGCGCGTGGACGAAAACCTCGAATCACTGCGCAATGCTTTCGACTACATCGCACTGATCTCGCAGAGCGGGCGCTATGTATCTCCCGCAGCCGAATGGCTGCTCGACAACTTCCACCTTGTGGAGGCGCAGCTCCAGCAGATCCACGACGGCGTGCCGCGCAGCTACTACGCGCGGCTGCCCAAGCTCGCCACGCCGCCACTCGCGGGCCTGCCGCGCGTCTACGGCATTGCCTGGGCCTACGTGGCCCACACCGACAGCGTGCTCAACAAGACGCTGTTCACCGCCTTTCTGAACGCCTACCAGGACATCGACGAGCTCACGCTCGGCGAACTCTGGGCGCTGCCCACCACCCTGCGCGTGGTGCTGCTCGAAAACCTGCGCCGCGTGGCCGAGAGCATTGCGGAGAACAAGGTGGCGCGCGAAATAGCGCACGCGGTCTGGGACGCGGCACCGCATCTGTCGACGCAGGACCTCGACACGCTGTACCGCGCATTGCAAAGCCACAACCTGCAGGATGCGTACCTCACGCAGCTCTGGCAGCGCCTGCCGGTGGAGCACGGAGAGAACACGCCGGCGCTGGTGCGCTGGACCGAGCAGCACTGCCCCAACGGGCCGGCGCTGATCGGCGAGGCGCAGAACGCGCAGGCCGCGGCCAACCTCACGGTCGGCAACATCATCACCACGCTGCGCATGATCGGGCAGGTCGAGTGGAGCGGCCTGATCGAACCCGTCAGCCGCTCGCTGCGCGCGCTGCACGAGCTGCCCAGCTTCGCCGATGAAAGCGAGCTCACGCGCCAGCAGATCACGCATGCGATGGAGCGGATCGCGCGCGACTGCGGCCGATCCGAACGCGAAGTGGCCCAGGCCGTGGTGCGGCTCGCGGCCGCCGCGCCGGCCGGCCGTGACAGCGCCGGCACCGATCGCGCCGACAGCACCGCCGGCTACCACCTGTTCGGCCAAGGGCGCGATGCGCTGGTCGCGGCGCTGCAGTCCGATGCGCCGGCGGGCCGTGCCGGCCGGCCGGCGAGGGCCCGGCGGCTGCATGGCCGCCGCGGCTGGCGCCTGCTCGCCTATGTGCTGTCCATCGTCCTGGGCACGGTGTGGCTGCTCGCGACCGTCGCGCACGGCCTGCCTCCGCCGCGCGGCTGGACCGCCATCGCAGCGATGGCACTGCTCGCATGGCCGCTTTCGGAGGCGTTGATCGCCCTGGCGCAGCGCATCGTGGCCGAGTCGGTGCGGGTGCAGGCATTGCCTCGCCTCGACTTCGCGGCCGGCATTCCCGAACGGCATCGCACGCTGGTCGTCATTCCCACGCTGCTGAGCTCACCCGCGAACACCGCGCAGCTCGCGCACCGGCTCGAACTGCACTGGCTCGCCAATCGTGAGGCGCACGCCCAGTTCGCACTGTTGACCGACTGGGCCGATGCCCCGCAAGCCTCGCTGCCGGAAGACGCGCCGCTGCTCGACGATGCCGTTGCGCGCATCGCCGCGCTCAACGCCAGATATCCGGCGCCCGCCGGCGCGGCCCCGCGCTTCCTGCTGCTGCACCGGCCGCGCAGCTGGAGCGGTACCGAAGAACGCTGGATGGGCTGGGAGCGCAAGCGCGGCAAGCTCGAAATGCTGATGCGCCTGCTGGCAAGCGGCGACGCCAGCGGCTTCCTGCCGCTTGCGCCGGGCCAGCAGCTGGCCCCGGGACGAACGCCCTATGTGCTGACCCTCGACAGCGACACGGGCCTGCCGCCGGGCGCGCTGCGCGACCTGGTGTCGATCGCCGCCCATCCGCTCAATGCCCCCGAGATCGACGCACAAGGGCGGCGCGTGGTCGCGGGCTTCGGCATCCTCCAGCCGCGCATCGTGACGCCGTTTCCGATGCGCAGCGAGCGCTCCTTCTTCCACTGGATGTTTGCCGGGCAGTGCGGGCTCGACCCCTACGGCAGCGGCGCATCCGACATCTACCAGGACGTGTTCGGCAGCGGCTCCTTCACCGGCAAGGGCCTGCTGAACGTGCGCGCGGTGCATGCCGCACTCGACGGGCGCCTGCCCGAAGGCGCGGTGCTGAGCCATGACCTGCTCGAAGGCACGGTCGCGCGCTGCGCGATGGTGAGCGACGTGGTGCTGATCGAGGACCACCCGCACCACTCCGGCGTGGCCGCATCGCGCGTGCACCGCTGGGTGCGCGGCGACTGGCAGCTGCTGCCGCTGCTGTGGCGCGCCAGGCACTTCGGCATCGATGCGCTCGGGCTCTGGAAGATGGGCGACAACCTGCGCCGCTCGCTGGTGGTGCCCGCCTCCTTCGCGCTGCTGGTGCTCGTGGTCTTCACGCAGGCCATGCCGCTCGGATGGGCGCTGGCCGCGGTCGCCGCGGCGCTCATGCTCGGACCGCTGCTCGGCGCCCTGGCGGGACTGGTACCGACGCGCCGCGCCATCGAGCTGCGCCACTTCTTCGACGTCGGTGCGGTGGAACTGCTGCGGGCCATGGCCGGCGCAGCCTGGCAGTTCGTGCAGCTGGCGGCACAGGCGCGCCTGCTGCTCGATGCGATGTTCCTGGCGACATGGCGGCTGACCGTCAGCCGCAGGCACCTGCTTCAATGGACCACGACCGCCCAGGCCCAGGCCCAGTCCAGCCAGCAGCTGTTGCCCTTCCTGCGCAACGCGGCCCTCAGCAGCCTGCTCTGCCTGGCGCTGGCCGCGCTGGCGGCGCGCTGGAGCGCCTACCCGGTGGCCGGGCCTCTGTTGTTCCTGACCTGGGCGCTGGCGCCGTTCGCGGCGTGGTGGAGCAGCCGCGTCGATGCGCAGGTGCCCGATCCTTTGAGCGCCGAACAACGCGCCTACCTGGAGAAACTGGCGCACGACACCTGGCGCTTCTTCGAGCACGTGGTCGGCCCGCAAGACAACCACCTGCCGCCCGACAACCTGCAGCTCGAGCCGCGGCCGACCATCGCCCACCGCACCTCGCCGACCAACATCGGCATGTACCTGCTGGCCACCTGCTGCGCGCGCGAGTTCCGCTGGATCGACACCGCGGCGCTGCTCGCGCGCATCACGGCCACGCTCGACACCGTGGACCGCATGCAGAAGCACCAGGGCCATCTCTTCAACTGGTACGACACGCAGACGCTTCAGTTGCTGCCGCCCGCCTACGTATCCAGCGTGGACAGCGGCAACCTCGCGGGCCACCTGGTGGCCGTGGCCCAGGCCTGCCGCGCCTTTGCTGCCGAGGGCTGCCAGCGCCACGAGGAACCCGCGCTGGAGGCGCTGGCTCAGCGCTGCGATGCGCTGCACGCCTGCATGGATTTCAGCGGCCTCTACGACCCCAAGCGGCACCTGTTCCACATCGGCCTGCGTGTCGAGGAGAACGTGCTCGATGCCAGCTACTACGACCTGCTGGCCTCCGAGTCGCGCTTGTTGAGCTTCCTGGCGATTGCGAAGGGGGATGTACCTCGCCGCCACTGGATGGCGCTGGGCCGGCCGTTCCTGCTGGTGGGTTTCCAGCCCGGCCTCAAGTCGTGGTCCGGTTCGATGTTCGAGTACCTGATGCCCGCGCTCGTGATGCCGGAGCCTGCCGACGGCCTGCTGCAGGTGGCCAACGCCGCGGCCATCGCCGAGCAGCAGGCCTTCGGCCGTTCGCTGGGCCTGCCATGGGGCATTTCGGAGTCGGCCTACTTCGCGCAGGACCACTCGCTGGCCTACCAGTATTCGCCGTTCGGCGTGCCACGCCTCGCGCTGCGCCGCACGCCACCCACCGACCGCGTGGTGGCGCCCTACGCGAGCGCCATGGCCGCCGTGCTCGAACCGGCCGCGGCGGTGGCCAACCTGGAGCTGCTCGAATCGCTCGGCGCGCGCGGGGAATTCGGCTTTCACGACGCGGTGGATTTCACCACCTCGCGCCAGGCCGAGGGACAGGACTTCACCGTGGTGCGCAACTTCATGGCGCACCACCAGGGCATGTCGCTGGTGGCGCTGTGCCATGTGCTGCGCACCGAGGCGCCGCGCCGCTGGTTCGGCAGTGCCGCGCTGGTGCAAGCGCACGAATCGCTGCTGCACGAACGCACGCCGCGGCAGATCATCGGCAGCGCCGACCCGCGCACGCCGCCCGAGCCCAGCCAGACCGAACTGGCGCCCCTGTTCCAGCCCCGCGCGGTGGACCCGACGGCGTCCCGCTTCCAGCCCACCCACCTGCTGTCGAACGGGCGCTACACGGTGGCCCTGCGCGCCAATGGCGCGGGCGTCAGCCGGTGGCACGCATTCAACGTGACCCGCTGGCGCGACGATCCGCTGCGCGACAGCCACGGGACCTTCTTCTACCTGCGCGATACCAAAAAAGATGGAGGCCGGCAGGAGCCCGTTTCACTCACGGCCCTGCCCGCGCCCGGCGCCGGCTGGACCTACCGCACCCGCTTCCTCGCCGAGCAGGTGCAGTTCGATGCGGCCGGCGACGGCCTGCAAGCGCGCACCACGGTGCTGATCAGCCCGGAGGACGACACCGAGCTGCGCAACATCACGCTGCACAACAGCGGCGGAGAGACCCGCACGCTCGAACTCGTCTCCTACTTCGAGCCGGTGCTGTCGAATCCCAAGGCCGACGAGGTGCATCCGGCCTTCGCCAACCTGTTCGTCGAGTCGCGCTGGGAACCCGCATGGCGCGCGCTGCTGATGGCGCGCAAGCCGCGCCTGCACGGCGACCCGGTGGTGGCCGCCGCGCACTTCCTTGCCTCGGTCGATGCCCATGTGCTTTCCATCGACTGCATGACCGACCGGCGCGCCTTCATCGGCCGCAACCGCTCGCTCGCGAACCCCGCGCTCGATGCGCAGCCGCTGGCGGCCGACGGTACGCCGGTGAACGGGCTCGATCCCATCGCATGCCTGCGCGTGCGCCTGTCGATCGCGCCGGGGGCCACCGCGCGGCTGAGCTTCGCCACCGCAGCCGACGCAAGCATCGAGGCGCTGATGCCCAGCATCGACCGCTACCTGGAGCCGATGCACGTCGAACGCGCCACGCGCATGGCTGCCACGCTGGCGCAGGTGCGGCTGCGCGACTTGAGCATCGCACCCGCGCAGACCTTTGCGCTGCAGGACCTGACGACCATCCTCACCTACACCACGCCGCGCGTGATGAAGGACCGCGGACTGGTCGACCTGCGGCAGATCTGGCGCTTCGGCATCTCGGGCGACAAGCCCATCGTGCTGGTCGCGATCCATTCGATGGACGGCATGGGGCTCATCAACGCATTGCTGCGTGCGCAGCCGTGGTGGGGCTTCGGCGGCGTGGCCTGCGACCTGGTGGTGCTCAACGGCGAGCCGAACTCCTACCTGATGCCGCTGCAGCGCGAGATCGAGGCGCTGCGCCTGCGCGTTGCGCACCAGACGCAGAACAGCTTTCCACGCAACGACACGGCAGGTTTCTACCTGCTGCGCGACCACGAGGTGGCGGCCTCGGAGAAGGCGGCGCTTTCGAAGCTGGCGCGCGTGGTGTTCACCGCCGACGGGCGCCCCCTCGAGACGCAGGTGGCGGCTCTGCACGAGGCGCGGGTCGATGCCGGCACGGACGCCGAGGCCCCGGCCGCATCGTCGCGTGCCGCGTTGCTGGTCCGGCCCGCGGCGACACCGTCCACGGCAGCGCCTGCTGGAAGCTTCGATGCCGACAGCGGCGAGTTCCGCTTCGAGGTCGGCGCCGGCCACCGCACGCCGCGCCCCTGGATCAACGTGATCGCCAACGCCGGCTTCGGCTTCCAGGTGTCCGAATGGGGCACCGGCTTCACCTGGGCCGGCAACAGCCGCATGCACCAGCTCACGCCATGGTCGAACGATCCGGTGCAGGATCCGGCCTTCGAACACTACCTGCTGCAGGACCTCGCCTCGGGCGTGCTGTTGCCGCTCACGCCGGCGGGCCAGGGTGCGGGCGATGGCGGCGAAGTGCGGCATCGCGTGCGGCATGGCCAGGGCTACACGGTCTTCGAGGGCCGGCAGCGGGAGCTCGCCATCGAGACCACCTTCTTCGCGGACCGGGACGACGCCGTCAAGCTGGTGCACGTGCGCGTGCACAACCAGGGCTCCGGCCAGCGGCGCCTGCGCGCGCTCGGCATGGCCGAGTGGCAGCTCGGCGCCGCGCGCGGCGACCGGCGCACCGTTCATTGCTGGAAGCCCGAAGACCAGCCTGCGGTGTTCGGCCAGCAGCGTGAATCGAGCACGGGCTTTGGCGGCAGCACGGCTTTCCTGCTGCTGGCAGGTTTGCCGGGTGCCACGCAATGGACCTGCGACCGCAACGAGTTCTTCGCGGGGCGCGGCATCGTCGAAGTGCCCGACACGCTGGCGCGCCGGGCCGGCAGCGGGCTCGATGCCTGCGCGGCGGTCGGCGGCGAGCTGGTCGTCGGCGCCGGCCAGAGCGTCGGCTTCACCTTCGTGCTGGGCCACGCCGACGACGCCGATGCGGCGCTCGCCCTCGCCCGCCGCTGGCGCGAACGCGACGTGTCCGAAGCGCTGGCGCAGGTGCGCGGCTTCTGGGACGAGCTGCTGGGCCGCCTGCAGGTGCGCACGCCCGACCCGCTGTTCGATGCCATGGCCAACCGCTGGCTCGTCTACCAGACGCTGGCCTGCCGGCTCTGGTCGAAGGCCGGCTTCTACCAGGCCGGAGGCGCCTTCGGCTTTCGCGACCAGCTGCAGGATGCGATGGCCTTTGCGCTCACCGATCCGTCGCGGCTGCGCGAGCAGATCATCGTCAACGCGGCGCGCCAGTTCCCCGAGGGCGACGTGCAGCACTGGTGGCACATGCCCGGCGGCGCCGGCGTGCGCACGCATTTTTCGGACGACCTGCTGTGGCTGCCCTTTGCGACGGCGCACTACGTCGAGGTGAGCGGCGATGCCGCGCTGCTCGACCATGTGGTCGGATTCATCGAAGGCCCCGCGATTCCCGCGGGCGCCGAGGACGCCTACTACGCGCCGCAGCACAGCGGCCGCACGGCCACGGTGTTCGAGCACGGCGCGCTGGCCATCGACCGCAGCCTGAAGACCGGCGTGCACGGCCTGCCGCTGATGGGCACCGGCGACTGGAACGACGGCATGAACCGGGTCGGCCATGAAGGCCGCGGCGAATCGGTCTGGCTGGCATGGTTCCTGTGCAGCGTGGTCGAGCAATACGCGCCGATCGCCCAGGCGCGCGGCGAGCACGCCAGGGCCGCGCGCTGGAACGAGGCGCGGCGAGGCTGGATCGCCGCGCTGCACGATGCCGGCTGGGACGGCGCCTGGTTCCGCCGCGCCTTCTTCGACAACAGCGCGCCGCTCGGTTCGTCGGCCAATGACGAGTGCCGCATCGACCTGATCGCGCAAGCGTGGTCAGTGCTCTCGGGCGCATCGGACGACGCCCGCACCGGCCCGGCGATGGCCGCCGTCAAGACGCATCTGCACGACGGGCCGGCCGGCCTGCTGCGCCTGCTGGCGCCGCCCTTCGCCCACTCGGCCAACAATCCGGGCTACATCCAGGCCTACCCGCCCGGCGTGCGCGAGAACGGCGGGCAGTATTCGCACGGCGCGGTGTGGGCGCTGATGGCGCAGGCAATCCAGGGCGACCATGAAGCGGCATGGCGCAGCTTCGAGGGCCTGAGCCCGGCGCACCGCGCGATGCATCCCGAGCGCGGGCCCGCCTACGAACTGGAGCCCTACGTGATGGCCGGCGACATCTACAGCGCCGCGCCGTATGTCGGGCGCGGCGGCTGGAGCTGGTACACCGGCTCGGCCGCATGGCTGCACCGCGCCGCAGTCGAAACGCTGCTGGGCCTGCGCGTGAAGGGCCGCATGCTCGCGCTGACGCCGCGCGTGCCCGCGCACTGGCCGGGATTCGAGATTGCGCTGCGGCTCGGGCAGCGGCGTCTGACGCTGCAATGGGGAACGCCCGATGCCGCCGGAACGCCCACGCACCATGCCGCCATCGGCGAATGGATCGACTGGCAGGCGCTGCCGGCGGATGCGGTGCTGCGGGTGAGTTAA
- the ppc gene encoding phosphoenolpyruvate carboxylase encodes MKASKTPAPPRRRQAEDQPLIDDIRLLGRILGDVIREQEGEESYALVEKIRTLSVAFRRDADHAADRALKNLLKGLSAAQTVRVIRAFTYFSHLANLAEDRHQIRRRTEAERAGENADGDLQTALARIRKAGVKPDEVVASLARSYVSPVLTAHPTEVQRKSILDAERAIAQLLTTRDEIKLRQSAYAGAKDALTPLEFAENETQMRIRVTQIWQTRLLRFSKLTVADEIENALSYYEATFLREIPRVYADLEKALGQGGVVPSVAPFLRMGQWIGGDRDGNPNVTAETLEYALRRQAELALRHYLTEVHYLGGELSLSATLVDVSVEMQALAERSPDTSEHRKDEPYRRALTGVYARLAATLRELTGGEAARHAVPPQNPYTKAEEFLADLHTVEESLVEKHGSVLAAPRLRPLIRAVEVFGFHLATVDLRQSSDKHEAVIAELLATARIEPAYASLAEEAKQTLLLKLLDDARPLRVPDAEYSPLAQSELAIFAAARTARARYGAAAIRHYIISHTETVSDLLEALLLQKEVGLLRGKMDGNATCDLIVVPLFETIEDLRNAAPIVRAFYALPNIQALIERSGAEQDVMLGYSDSNKDGGIFTSNWELYRAGIALVALFDELNRKKAHPIRLRMFHGRGGTVGRGGGPSYQAILAQPPGTVRGQIRLTEQGEVIGSKYANREIGRRNLETLVAATLEATLLPQAKSAPATFLSAAGELSAASMSAYRKLVYETPGFGDYFFGSTPIREIAELNIGSRPASRNPSHKIDDLRAVPWSFSWGQCRLTIPGWFGFGSGVEQFLASAATPAARKERTALLRRMYAQWPFFRTLLSNMDMVLAKSDLALASRYAELVTDRKLRQKVFSMIDTEWHRTSDALTLITGAKQRLEGNAEMQRSVRHRFPYIDPLHHLQVELMRRYRAGEGGERLQRGIHISINGVAAGLRNTG; translated from the coding sequence ATGAAAGCCAGCAAGACTCCTGCGCCGCCCAGGCGCCGGCAAGCCGAAGACCAGCCGCTGATCGACGACATCCGGCTTTTGGGCCGCATCCTCGGCGACGTGATCCGCGAACAGGAGGGCGAGGAGAGTTATGCGCTGGTCGAGAAGATCCGCACGCTGTCGGTGGCCTTCCGCCGCGATGCGGACCACGCCGCCGACCGCGCGCTCAAGAACCTGCTCAAGGGCCTGAGCGCGGCCCAGACGGTGCGCGTGATCCGCGCCTTCACCTATTTCAGCCACCTGGCCAACCTGGCCGAAGACCGCCACCAAATCCGCCGCCGCACCGAGGCCGAGCGCGCCGGCGAAAACGCCGACGGCGATCTGCAGACCGCGCTCGCGCGCATCCGCAAGGCCGGCGTCAAGCCCGACGAAGTGGTGGCCTCGCTGGCACGCAGCTATGTCTCGCCGGTGCTCACCGCGCACCCGACCGAGGTGCAGCGCAAGAGCATCCTCGATGCCGAGCGCGCCATTGCGCAGCTGCTCACCACGCGCGACGAGATCAAGCTGCGCCAGAGCGCCTACGCCGGCGCCAAGGACGCGCTCACGCCGCTCGAGTTTGCCGAGAACGAAACGCAGATGCGCATCCGCGTCACGCAGATCTGGCAGACGCGGCTGCTGCGCTTTTCCAAGCTCACCGTGGCCGACGAGATCGAGAATGCGCTGAGCTACTACGAAGCCACCTTCCTGCGCGAGATTCCGCGCGTCTATGCCGACCTCGAAAAGGCGCTGGGCCAGGGCGGTGTGGTGCCTTCGGTCGCGCCCTTCCTGCGCATGGGCCAATGGATCGGCGGCGACCGCGACGGCAATCCCAACGTGACGGCCGAAACGCTCGAATACGCGCTGCGCCGCCAGGCCGAGCTGGCGCTGCGCCACTATCTCACCGAAGTGCACTACCTGGGCGGCGAGCTCTCGCTGTCCGCCACGCTGGTGGACGTGTCGGTCGAGATGCAGGCGCTGGCCGAGCGCTCGCCCGACACCAGCGAGCACCGCAAGGATGAGCCCTACCGGCGCGCGCTCACCGGCGTGTATGCGCGGCTGGCGGCCACGCTGCGCGAGCTCACCGGCGGCGAAGCCGCGCGCCACGCCGTGCCGCCGCAAAACCCCTACACGAAGGCCGAGGAATTCCTGGCCGACCTGCACACGGTGGAAGAGTCGCTCGTCGAGAAGCACGGCAGCGTGCTGGCGGCGCCGCGCCTGCGGCCGCTGATCCGCGCGGTCGAGGTGTTCGGCTTTCACCTGGCCACGGTCGACCTGCGCCAGAGCTCGGACAAGCACGAGGCCGTGATCGCCGAGCTGCTGGCCACCGCGCGCATCGAGCCCGCCTATGCCTCGCTGGCCGAGGAGGCCAAGCAGACGCTGCTGCTCAAGCTGCTCGACGACGCGCGCCCGCTGCGTGTGCCCGATGCCGAATACTCGCCGCTCGCGCAGAGCGAGCTCGCGATCTTCGCGGCAGCGCGCACCGCGCGTGCGCGCTACGGTGCGGCCGCCATCCGCCACTACATCATCAGCCACACCGAGACGGTGAGCGACCTGCTCGAGGCGCTGCTGCTGCAAAAGGAAGTGGGCCTGCTGCGCGGCAAGATGGACGGCAACGCCACCTGCGACCTGATCGTGGTGCCGCTGTTCGAAACCATCGAGGACCTGCGCAATGCCGCCCCCATCGTGCGTGCCTTCTATGCGCTGCCGAACATCCAGGCGCTGATCGAGCGCTCGGGCGCCGAGCAGGACGTGATGCTCGGCTACAGCGACAGCAACAAGGACGGCGGCATCTTCACGAGCAACTGGGAGCTCTACCGCGCAGGCATTGCGCTGGTCGCACTGTTCGACGAGCTCAACAGGAAAAAGGCCCATCCGATTCGCCTGCGCATGTTCCATGGCCGCGGCGGCACGGTGGGACGCGGCGGCGGACCGAGCTACCAGGCGATCCTCGCGCAGCCGCCCGGCACGGTGCGCGGCCAGATCCGCCTCACCGAACAGGGCGAGGTGATCGGCTCGAAGTACGCCAACCGCGAGATCGGCCGGCGCAACCTCGAGACGCTGGTGGCCGCCACGCTCGAAGCCACGCTGCTGCCGCAGGCCAAGTCGGCGCCCGCCACCTTCCTGTCGGCGGCCGGGGAGCTGTCGGCCGCGAGCATGTCGGCCTACCGCAAGCTGGTCTACGAAACCCCGGGCTTCGGCGACTACTTCTTCGGCTCCACGCCGATCCGCGAGATCGCCGAGCTCAACATCGGCTCGCGTCCCGCCTCGCGCAACCCGAGCCACAAGATCGACGACCTGCGCGCCGTGCCATGGAGCTTCAGCTGGGGCCAGTGCCGGCTCACCATTCCCGGCTGGTTCGGTTTCGGCTCGGGCGTGGAGCAGTTCCTGGCCTCGGCCGCAACGCCGGCCGCGCGCAAGGAGCGCACCGCGCTGCTGCGCCGCATGTATGCGCAGTGGCCGTTCTTTCGCACGCTGCTCTCCAACATGGACATGGTGCTGGCCAAGAGCGACCTCGCGCTGGCGTCGCGCTATGCCGAACTGGTGACCGACCGCAAGCTGCGCCAGAAGGTGTTCTCGATGATCGATACCGAGTGGCACCGCACCTCCGACGCGCTCACGCTCATCACCGGCGCCAAGCAGAGGCTCGAGGGCAACGCCGAGATGCAGCGCTCGGTGCGCCACCGTTTTCCGTACATCGATCCGCTGCATCACCTGCAGGTCGAGCTGATGCGCCGCTACCGCGCGGGCGAAGGCGGCGAGCGGCTGCAGCGCGGCATCCACATCTCGATCAACGGGGTGGCGGCCGGCCTGCGCAACACGGGTTGA